In Lycium ferocissimum isolate CSIRO_LF1 chromosome 3, AGI_CSIRO_Lferr_CH_V1, whole genome shotgun sequence, the genomic window CTAATCCACCTTTTCCTGAAGATGAACGACCCTCCTTAAAAATCTAAACATGGTCTTAGACATTGGTCTAATTAACTCTGTAGCTACTCAACTTTGATCTTTAAGTTCTAGTTTGGCACATAAATAAATGGGATAAGGCACTATCACCCCCTGAACTTTGGCCGCAgctgctacgacacaccttatcTTTCAAGGGTCCTATTGCTCCCctgaactttttttaaaatggaataGTTACCACTTAGAAACTGGATACCAGATCTCTTATGGGAGAttgtgacatacactctccttgctttcattaaaacccgtttttaaaaaataaaaaaattcaattatctttaaaacacttttttttaaaataaaaaaatctgaaaacatgtattttttaaaatttggaaaaaatggatttttttttatatggaaaactggatttttttttgtcttaaaaaatttagattttcattatttcatttttaaatctggaaaaggtgttttttcttgtcaaaatgtgaaaaaactgaatttttataaaatttggaaagactaattattatttttaaaatgtggaaaactCGTTATTTAAAACGAAATCTGGAAAACTagatatttttttcatatagaaaaaaataatcagttttcaacatttttaaaaaaattagttttgaaaaaactttaagctttaatgataattaattaggtgtaattaaatGTGAAGTACCCTATTAAAAAAATGACATGTGTCAGATTTTATacttctcactctctcaaagagagtgaaatacactctccttgccacatcaGCGCTTAGGgtggtaattattccgttttaaaaaaGTTCAGGAGGTAATAATAAGGTGTGTCGTAACAATTTTGaccaaagttcaggggtaacaGTGCCTTATCCGATCAATTGACGTATTCAAATTCAATAACTTGAATGCTCTACAGTTCTAGTCCTGCTTTGTGTTGGTAAACAACCAACTAATATTGTCTATATTTTTTCATTACTAGTCCTATTATGTAACGGTGAGGTTTGTCACGTTTCACATTACAAATATCTTTATATTTGTAAAGACAATTTCATTCCTTcctgaaaataatttttttattagctTTATAGCCTATTTGATCAAGAATAGCTATGGGGACATTGGGGAGCTAAAAGGAGTTGATTCTGAAAAATTGAGTTGTTTTggccaaaaagggaaaaatatttttgagtagtaccagaagtcattttttttatgttgttgAGAAGCTACAAATTAAAGCCTCTCTCAGAAACAGAAActgaaaattaattatttcaaaaagaagtcttattactatttttttatttacaaaaactaCCGTTATTAGTGTTAAAAGAGAATTTCGTTGTAAAACGTTGTTTATTCTCCCTCTTCAGTCTTCACCAAGACTTTTATTTCCTCTGCTTTCCCAATCCCCAACTCTTTATTATTGCAAAGCTTCCCAAAATAAGGCATATGTTTATTAAATAAACTTAACTAAAGTACGTAAtagaaaataatgaaaaccaTTTTCTTCTTAGAAAATTGTAAGgtaataaaaattattaaaactgTTTTTCTTATCTTAAGATAATATTAATTGTCAATtaaatatcacttttttttttttttttggtaatttgacacttaaaaacaaattttgaaaagaTTGTCCAAATGTAATATGACgcttaaaaatacttttcaaatgAAATGACCAAAGAAGGAGCCTTCTTACTTTTATTTTAgggttatttttatttaatgctGCAAAGGCAACAtaagttttccaaaaaaaaaaaaaagcccatCAAACCCTTGTCTCTAAGACTCTAACATAGAAGAGAACTCCCAAGAAGtgggttttcaattttttggacTGCCAAGAAGCCATGGGAGAGAGGAAAGTTTTGAACCCATTAGACATTCCAATGCGAAGATAGACAATGAATCGACATATGAAAATACGCATAATGCTACCTATGACTATTCGTTGTGCTACTCGTGCTACTTACCTCTACAAGGGCACCAAATTTAAATCCCTGATGGAGAACATCATTGGCGAGACCTATTTGGGAATAAAAATCTTCAGATTCTATCTCAACTGCACTAATTGCTCTGCCCAAATTACCTATAAGACTAATCCTAAAGATTCAGATTATATTGTCGAGTCTGGTGCAATTTGGGCggataaacaaaaagaaattataggTGGTGATGCAATCAAGTCAGTGGAAAATAGAAACCTGGAATCGGAGAGAGTAATGGATATTGTAGTTGCTTCACATGAATTGAAACAATTGAAGTCAAGACAAGCAAATTTGAATgcttgaagtttttttttttttttttttttttttttttttggtaaatgaCCTATTTAATTCAGTATTTTGTTTCCAGGAATTTTCATGctcaacatatacaaatatgtactgTATTACGAAACGCTAATTTCTGGTTGACTTGTTCTATTACAGCTTGTTTTGATTAGGAGTGTGCATATTTCGGGTAAAACCTATAACTCGAATGGAAAAATGTTGTGTTGATTTATGTTATCAATGTTCTCTGAATGTAGAATTACACACTTTTGGAGCAaggttttctccaaaaattcaGAAGAGTGGTCCAAGAGTATCAACTAGCCATCATCACAACTTAGTGGAGTAAATACAAGTCACAGCTAGCAAAATAGACATTATGCCAATTCAAATGAACAATCAGTATGTGGTCTTTCTTGTTATATTGATTTAAacaaggcttaatgcatatgtgGCCCCTAAACTTGcccccttttttcattttgacatctcaactaagtgttgtttctATTGAACCTCTAAACTTGACCCCAactgtgtctatcaaacacaatttgacttacatatatatgatgagtttcatttttttttagccttGCGCGTGAACGTCAATCGCATCCTATGTagaaaattcaaccaattaaaaccccgcccattttaattatacacatcagatattaagttttggttttttatttttcagttttagtttccaattttaatttcttattttttttccaactttgttaTTTGATTGGTTTAAGTGGTGGTTCTTCACTTGTATAACACAGTAGCACACTTCTTCCTATCTGATGTGAATAATTAAAATGGGTGgggtgttttaattggttgaatttttcaCGCGGGATGCGATTGATATTCACGTGCAaggctaaaaaaataaaactcacCATATATGTTATGTAAGTTAGATTTTGCTTGATAGATATACTTGAAGCCAAGTTCAGGAGTTCAATAGGAataacacttagttgaggtgtcaaaatgaaaaaaaaaaaaaaaataagataagtttagggggccacatacagtggcggagccacgtGGTTAAGAGTGTCAACCGACACCCTTTTTCGGAGAAAAATTACATTCATGTGTAGTtaggtaaaaatattttttatgtatatatatattacatattgaCACCTCTTGACTTCTTCGTagatttacttttttatattttgataccCCTTAATAAAAATTCTGGTTCCACCACTGGTcacatatgcattaagcctttaaACAATCATAGGTGGTTGATAAAAGAATTTAGAATATTACTCTCTCGTCCCAAATTTATATGATGTAGTTTGATTGAGCACAGAGtttgagaaataaaagaagacttttgaatcttgtggtctaaaacaagccaaagaTATGTGTGTGATTATAAATAATCTCTTCAAGCttaaaaggtaaagtttaaagttaaattattatcaaaataaaaaaacgtgtcactctttttgggactggttaaaaaggaaaatgcgTGGACAAAGGGAGTACCAGTGATTTCATTGCTTATGGGGACCGGAACTTTGAAGTGG contains:
- the LOC132048722 gene encoding uncharacterized protein LOC132048722, with product MTIRCATRATYLYKGTKFKSLMENIIGETYLGIKIFRFYLNCTNCSAQITYKTNPKDSDYIVESGAIWADKQKEIIGGDAIKSVENRNLESERVMDIVVASHELKQLKSRQANLNA